The segment AAAACGGACTGATGCAGCTCACATTACCTAATGACGCCCAGCTCTCACCCAACAAAAACTACTTTTGGCAAGTCGTCCTAAAATGTAACCCGAGCAAACCTTCACGGGATCAAGTCATCAGCGCCCACATCACCTACCGCCCCGATATCAAAACCGACATCAAATCCAGCAAACCAGCGGATATGGTTGAGCAATTAACCCAAGCAGAACTCTGGTACGACGCCCTCAAAGTCGCCCATAACCGACCCACACTCTACAAACAACTGCTAGAGGATCTACAACAGCTCGAAACAGATGCCCTGAAATCCGAAGATTGGACGAAGAATCAAACACTTCGCCTCACAACCCATCAGCAGAACCTGAGCCAACTGCTCACCCCATCACAGCCAGTTACCAACTAATACAAACGCCGACCAATAGTAGGGATGCGCCGTCGCGCCTCCCTGCTTAATCATATTGATCTGGGATTGTTGCAATGCCTGCGCTTTATTCAAACTCCGATTCTTCAGTTGGCCATAGAAGGTCATCGACAGTTCAGAAGCAGTCGCATCATTGATCGACCATAGGGAAGCCATCGCACTACTTGCCCCAGCCTGCACCGCGACACCAGCCAGTCCCAGCGCTGCTCGGTTATCCCCGATCGCTGTTTCACAAGCAGTCAAAACCAGTAAATCCAGCGGCTCCGTATTTTTCGAGAAATCCCGTAATAATTGATCAAGCTCATTGAGGTTGAACTTCTGATTTTGGTCATCCCCAATAATAAAAAACGTATCCTCAGCATCAGCCCCAAACTTCCCATGGGTCGCAATATGCAGCACCGAGTAACGCTGCCGCTGCAATTCCTCCGCCAGTCCAGCCCGATTAAATTTGTCATCCACCAACTGCGTCAGCCGGGGCACCTGCTCAGCAATTCCGGCCAACTCCTGCTTCACCTGTCCTAACGCTGAGAAGGTAGTGCCATCAATTTTGGCCTCCTTTGTATAGCCCATTGCCAAAACATTCAGATTGTCTCGATCGATTGGCTTCACATCCACCAGACTCAAACTCGGGGCCGCCGCGATCGCATATTTCTCAATCAAAAACTCTTTGCCATCATGCAAGGCCGCCATGGGCACCGTCCGCAAAATCCCATCCTGCACAAATACCAAAGTCTTAATACCCGCGGCTTCTAGATCCTGCGCAAATGGCTCAATCAGCCAAGCATGCAGCTGCTCAGCCAACTTCGTATCGTAGCCCGCCAAGGCCGTAGAAAAGTCTTCTAAACCCAGGCGATAATTATCAACGGTCCTCTCCACCACCGATCGGGGTTGATTAATCCAGCTAAACTTCCGCTCTCCACCCGGCAGGCTAATAATCACCGCTGTGCGATCGTCACCAATGACCGTCGTAAATACAGCAGTATCTTTCTGCTCAGCTTGATTCAAACGTTCGTCAATCCGGTTATCTGCCACCTCAATCACACAGTCATTACCAAAATAGTTCTGCAATTCTGCCAACTTCAGCGCATCTAAAGTTCCCAGCGTTGTATCCAGCTTCGATCGAGTGCCTGATTGCTGAGCGGTTTTAACCCCCGTTTCCGGTAATGCCGCCACCGGCACTGAAACCGGCGTCTCCTGATCTAGCTGAATCTGAATTAGTTCACGATAAATCGGGTCGATCGCATCACGGAAATCAAACTGCACATCTCGCCGGGCATTCAGCATTTCTTTGCGCACTTTTTCCAGTACATCGATCGAACGCTCATAGGCGGCTATTGCCGCTTGAGTCTGCCCCCGCGCCTTAAAAATGCGTCCCCGCTGCCACTCCCAAAGATACAAACTGTCGCGATCGGCCAGGTTTTGCTCAGCCGCGAGAATCGCCTGCTGGGCATAGTTCATTGCCTGATTATATTGCTGCGCACACTCCGCTAAGTTCCCCAGGTTCCCCAGTGCAAAGGACAGTGCTCGATTATCCTGGATATTCTGAGCAATCTGCCTGCCCCGCTGCAATAAACGCCGAGCCTGTGGCTGCTTCTCCACCGATACACAGCGTTGGTTTGGCTGCAATGCTTCCGTTGGACGATTCCGATTAAGCGCCTGAGCCAGGTCGATCGCGCTATACGCCGTCACCCGCGAATCGGGCAGTTGTTCTAAAAGCTGAGCTGCCTGTTGCCAGGTCCGCTGTTTACTCGACATCTGATTCAGTCGGGAATAAATCGGGATCAAATTCGTCAGCGTTTTCAGATGATCAACCCGATTGCCGCTCCCCTTAGCCAATTCAAGGCTGGCTCGATAATGCTTCAGTGCTTGTCGATCGAATTTATTACCAGCTGCTTCTAACGTTTTCGCCTCAGGCAGATCTTGGACCTTAAAACCTGGCACCTTACGATAACGATTCAACGCCAGATTGCTATAAGTATTACCCAAGCTATTATTTGCAGCGGCTTGAAACCCTAGAAACTTCTCTTGCTGCGCCAAATCTAAGGTTTTCAGCAAAACATCCTTAGCTCGGTCATAGTTTCCCTGTAACCGCAGTGCTTCCCCTAGACTGCCTAAAGCCGCAACACGAGTCCGTTGGTCTTTATGCGCTTTAGCGATCCCGATCGCGCTGCCCTTGCTACATTTGCTGAGGTCAAGTTCCTTGCTATCACACAAAAGCAGCACAGCATTCTGCGATTGTCCTTGCCGACTCAGTGCCTGTGCCTTTTCCGTGAGGATACGTCCGAGTTGTGGCTGGTCTCGATTTTGTTTATGTAGCTCAATCAGTCGATTCCAGTACTCGATCGCCTTCGCTGTCTGACCGATTTGCTGGTACGTCCGCGCCAAATTTTCCAGCAACATCGTTCTCAAACCAGTTGTTTCTGAGTCACTATCTAGCTGTTTTAGTGCGTTTTCCCAGGTTTGAATCGCTTGAGTATATTGACCGGATCTGTATTGGGCTACACCGCTATCCAGCATCGGAATCACCTCCTGAGCGGCTACTGCAGGAGCAGAAATAATAACGTTAGTTACAAACAGCGAAAGTAAATGCAACGGGAACTTCATGAACACACCACCATGACCTAAGAATAGTGATTGGGTATCTTACTCAGAATACCTGTTTAATCCTCTGCGCGAAGTGATAATTCATTACAAATTCAAGATATGCGATTGAGCCAAGTCATCGCTTGTTGACGTAGCAATCCTCCTGAATGTCAAAACCGTCACCATTCGGGTTTCGATAGTGACGGTTCATTAAGGACATAGTCATGGATACGATGAGGCTGAGGCAATTACTCCGATAATCTAGTGGTGTTTGGCACTAGTGATGTTTAGCAATTGCTTTAGGGCCAGAACGGGTAGGTTTTGCTTCGATAATTAGGCTGAAGTGACCGGCTTGCTTTGGTTGAGTAGAACTTACTCTAATACTGTAGCGACCATTACTCAGTACAGCAAAACTACGGGTTTTGCCAGAAGGAAATGGACCTTCTCGTAGCACTTTCCCTTTAGCATCAATCAAAGCAACATGAGGGGAGAACGCCTGACTACTGACCGTTAAGTTCAACGGTCTGCCAGTCTGTGCCGAAAAGTGATAAGAGCGGAAAAATGAACCATTTTTTCGCCGTGGGTCACCCGCTCCTAAGGCTGAAGCTCGAAGCAAAACTGGGGTAATCGCCCGAATCTTATAGCTCCCATAGCGATTCGCTTTTCGAGAATTCGCAATCAGGGTATACGTGCCGTCACTCCCTAAAATTTGGTAAAGGCGAGTAAATTTCTTACCAGGTTGAGCAGTTTTTCGCGCTACAGTCCTACCTTTTGGATTTAGTAGAATGAAGTGCGGATCAAATGCTTTCGCTTGCATTTCAAGTATAATTCCCTGATTTGCCTTTCCTTTGAAGGTGTATACATCGGCCAGGCTACGATCGCTACAAACTCTTTGGTCACCAGATTGTAGACGTCCGACCGTTGCCTTTTGATCAGCCACTAGTTGCGTGGCACGGCCTGCTGTCAGGTCTAAATGCTTGGCTAATATGGGAGATAAGCCATTTTTGTATGCTTGTAGTGTGGCCTGTAAGCGATCGATCGATGTGGCAAAATTTAGACCTTCCGCACGAAACTTCCAAGTATTAATCCCAATGAGTTCGCCCTTGGAATTTAATAATGCGCCGCCAGAGTTACCCTTGTTAATCGCTGCATCTAGCTGGATATAACCACTCTTCTGGTGAACATTACTCACAATCCCTTTGGTAATTGATGCGGGCTTGATGCCTTTAGGAAAGCCCATGGCAAAAACATTAGTGCCAGGAATCACAGGGCTTGATGCCATAGTGACAGTCGGCAGATTATGCTTCCCTTCAAGTTTTAGGAGTGCTAAATCGACGCAGCCCGATTGACCAGACGCGACAGGATAGGCTTTAACTTGCTTGCCATTGCTCAGCTCGACAATAATCCGCTTGGCCCCTTTGATCACGTGGGCATTAGTGACAATCAATCCATCTTTTCTGAGAATAACACCACTACCTTTTGACTTCCCATGCCGTGTGCGAGTTTCGATATAGACGATCGCGGGTTTTGTCTTACGGTAAATTTCTGTGGTTGCTAAGCTATCGCTAGATTGTGCTTGGGCGGCATAAGTAGATTGGGTGCCGGTCTGGATAAGCGCGAATTCTTGAATGACCACTGTGGCGATCGATGCTTGGACTGCCAATAATGCCGATGCAACTAACCGAGAACGGAATTGAGTTTGCATGACCCTGCTCCTTGAATATTGCAGTGTGAGGACTTGAACACTTTCAACAATAAAAGGATGGAATGGGATTTTCGATGGTGCTTCAGGTCTATGTTCTGGCTATTTTAACTCAAGGTGATTGCTGCTTTCGGCCAAATGCTATTTCGGTCAAGTACTCATTCGGCTACGCATTATTATTGGTATGCGTTGCCTATGAATAGACGGCCACTTGCGAAGCGGTAGAAACCTGTAGGATCAACGACCGGCTGTCCCAGCTTTCAAGGTTAGTTACCGTGAACAAAAGTCTGAATAATCAATTGGATGGGTTAAGCTGCGGAATCGAGGGATTCGCTTTGTCTAGGGTCAGCCGTTTGTATCCGCTGAATATCTTGGTATAATTGTTGGCCCAATATCTGTAACCTCTTTTGTGTTGTAACTTGCTGCTTTGTCAGCTCATGGCACATTTGCTCATAAGCGGCCTGATACCCCTCTAAATCATGCTCAATCTGCTCCATTAGTGCACGCTGGTAAGCATTGAGTAATTGCATAAAATGCATTTCAACCTGATCAAAAAACTGCCCCATCTCAGCCTTTAAAGTCTGCCAATATTGCTGTTGCACATTCTGTAAAGCACGACGTGCAGCCCGCTTACCAAACAGACGATGAGACCAAACCAGATTAGAGAAAGAAACTTTTTTAGTATTGACATTATTATCCACTGAGTCATACTTCTGAGTGACCATTTGCAAATCACAGTTATGTAGCGATAGAGAAGTATTGCTTGCCAAAGTTGGTATCTTGATCGTCGGTTCTAGCATCTGTAGCCGTTGATAGTGCGCAGTAAAGTTCCGTTGTACTCGCATTTCTCCCAGCACAGCGGCATTAACCAGATCTTTACTGGCCTCCAGCAGCAATCTCTGGATCCTTCGCCCATAGAGGTTAGTTAGCTCTGAGTAGTCTTGTTCTAAACCCTTGAGTTCACCTAGATTCCGCTTTATGAAGATGGTTTGTTGCAGCTCCTCAAGTGCTCCCTGACGCAGTTTTTCGATCGCCTCAAACATCGATTCTTGCGCAACAGCCGCTCCATCTTGTAAATATGCACCACATATCTGTAACTGTGCTGTGGTGAAATGCTTGATATCTTTAATCAACTCATGCTGCAGCACCGTTTTGCGTTGCTCATAATCCGTTACTTCAAAATCCAGAAGCGTTGTCAGAATTCGCACAACACGCTTTGAGATCTGGGCAAGCTGCTGCTCAACTCTAATTAGTCTTGATTTTCCCATTTGTTGTAGCAAACCTTGCTGCAGCCTATTTAGTTGCGGATTTCCTTCAAGCTCATTTGAGTTATACGCCGCTGCTTGCGCATTAGGGCAGGCATAAATAATTGGAGAACTAATTTCTAGTAGAATTTTAAGTTGCGCCTCTAGTGCGGCCAATAAAGCGTCTTGCTCCTCTGAAGGAAGCTGTTCAATGCCAGTGACGACGAATACGCAATGCTCACGATAAGCATAGAAAGATTGATGCAGATGAGCGATTAATCTTTTGGATAATCCCTGTTTTGCGGGAATAACCACTAATGCAACTCCCGCTTGCTGCTCAAACATTTGGAACAGAACTTGTTCATGTTCGGCACGATCGAATGTAAGTCCAGGGACCTCGACAACCGTAACTTGTCGCGCCAAAAAATCTGATTCATGTGTGATTTCAACTTGTTGCAAGTAGGATGCGATTTCATCACTGGTTTTGATCGCATTCAGTAATCTTCGATTTTCCGCTAACTTTTCTGCCTCAGTCTGCGGCTCAGGCTCTAATAGACCAAGGGTGTGTGCTAATCTTTGATTGCCATGTTGCCAGACGATCAGATCTCCTCCCTTCAGCGCGACCTTAATGTGCAATTGCTGACCATAGCGAATTGTGGTGATTGCCTGGCTGTCATTCGTTTTCGAGGTTGGTAGAAGGGCTACATTCAGTAGCTGATTGAGCACATTATTTTTCTCCCCAGCTGACTCACCAATGATTGCAAGCGCTAAGCGGCGATCGTCGAGTTGACGATGGATTGAATCAAGTTTGTCAGCTAGCCGTGCTCTCATCTGACTGGGAATCTTATACTTGTCTAGAGTTTTTTGGATAACCGCTAGGCTTTGACGGAGTTGAAGCTCACTTCTTTGAGATTCGCTTTGGAAGTTTGCATAACGGGGTCGTGTCGATGAACCTAGTATGCTGGCGACTGTGGAGTGACGGTTAATCATCGGTGACATCTCTCAAGTTTTAACGAATTAAGTGACCCAGCGTTTTACCGGCTGCTGTATATATCTCGTCCGCACTCGATCGAAGTTATGGAAGTTCTATTGAATTTCTTGGAAGATATTCCCTGCTGCTAGCCGCAAATAGGGTATTGTCGTAGGTTAGTTTGCTCAACAAACCTACTTGGGCATCTCTCTCCATCGATTCTAATGCTGCACTAAACTGGAGCATCTCCAGTCATCTAGCCGATAAACTTCCGTTGCGAGTCGAATGTTTATTTATGATTAGTTGGCCGCTGGCCTTAGTTTTTGATAAATTTTAGCAGCAGCAAGATTTTCGTGTGTTTGGGCGGTATAAGCAGATTGACTGCCGGTCTGCATGAGCGCAAATTCTTGAATCACTCCTGTAGCGATCAATGCTTGGACTGCCAATAATACCGATACAACTAATTTAGAGCCAACTTTAGTTTGCATGCTCCTCCCCCTAAATATTGCAGTGTGAGGACTTGAACATTTTCAACAATAAAAGGATGAAATGGGGTTTTCGATAGTGCTTTCGGCCCAGCTGTTGGCTATTTTGCCTCAAAGTTATTGCTGCTTTCGGCCAAGGGCTGCTGTTGGCATTTGCGGCCCATGACTAAAAATTTGTGTAAGAAAAACCAGTATTCGGTCGATCTATCTGATAGCTTCAGATTATTCAACTTTCTAATTCTTGTAATAACTAACCCGTAATAACCACTATGTTGTGTTCTCACCGCTGGTATCTTGCGCTGCTGCTATGTCCATGGTTTTCTTCAATTGCTGCACCAATCACACTGGCACAGGTTGTCCCTGATGCCACATTGGGAACGGAGCAGTCGCAAATTGCACCTGGAGTAGTACGAGGGGGTACTGCCGAACTAATTCAGGGTGGAGCAGTGCGGGGCAATAATCTGTTTCACAGTTTTCTAGAGTTTAATGTCAATGCCGGGCAGCGAGTGTATTTTGCTAACCCAGTGGGCATTGAGTCAATTTTGAGCCGGGTGACCGGAAATACCCCTTCGTCGATCGCGGGTACTTTGGGGGTAGATGGTGCAGCCGATTTATTTTTGATTAACCCGAAGGGCTTGGTATTTGGTGAAAGTAGCAGTCTCGATATTCAGGGGGCATTTCATGCAAGTACGGCATCAGCAATTCCATTGGGTGACGGTATTTACAGTGCTACGGCTCCCGAGCAGAGTACTTTACTGACCGTAAAGCCTCGAGCGTTGTTTAGCAGTTACCTGAGCGATACCGCCGGTGATATCCAGAACAAAGGACAGCTAAGGCCCCAGGGGAACTTGACCTTTGCGGCAAATACTATTGATTTCCAGGGACCGGTGATCGCAGATGGCGGCAATATCAGTTTCTTCGCGAGACGCGATATTGCGTTCAACAGTTCGGGCGCTTACGCCTGGAGTCTAGGAGGCAATATCGCTCTAGAGTCAGGGGGAAGCATTTCACTTTTGGACGGAGCGCAGGTAGATACAGCCCCGTTTGATGGTAATAGCGGCGATCTGAATGTTAATGCTCAACACTTGACTATGACTAATGGGGCGCAGCTCAAGACGGGATCTTTTTTTAGTGGCTTGGGTGGTAATTTAACTGTAAATGTCACTGGGACGATTTCACTTTCTGGTATCGGTTTTGACCCCTCGGGCAACTTGGGCTCCACGGGTTTAATTGCCAGTAGTTTGGTTCCGAGCAGCACAGGTACAAGCGGTAATATTCGAGTTACTGCTCCAGTGCTCAAACTGCTAAATGGAGGCTCGATCGGTACTCAAACCCTAAATGAGCAACCCGCTGGTGCAATCACGATTAACGCGCCCAGCACCATTCAAGTCTCTGGGGTAGCCAATTCACCAAGTGGAGAATTTCGCAGTGCTATTTCTGCTTCGAGCGGTTCAAATGCAGCTGCAGGACAGATTAATTTAACAGCACCTCAGCTAGTGATTGATGGCGGTGGCTCGATTGGGGCTAGTGGTGTTGGGACATTCGGACCGGGAGGCACTATCGATATTACCGCCAGACAAATCCTCGTTGATGGAGTATCGCCCGATGGTGAGCCAAGTAACATTGTGAGTCGATCGCTGTTCTTAGGGAATGCAGGTAATATCTTGATACGTGATGCCCAAGTGATTCAGCTAACGAATGGAGCCCAAATAGACATTTCTGCTTCGGGTCCTGGTGCCAGCAGCGGCAATTTGACTCTTAACACTGAAGATTTAGCACTGGCAAATAATAGTAAGATTTTGGCCAACAGCATTTTTGGTAATGCTGGTCAAGTTAATATTATCGTAACAGGGAATTTCACCCTCACTACTAACAGTTCCGTCACTGGAGATAATTTCACCAGTGGATCTGGTGCACAGTTTAGCGTACAGGCAAATCGTCTACGAGTAGAAGATGGTAGCTTTATTTCAACCAGCACCTTTGGGGCCGGAGATGCAGGCAATCTTGATATTCAAGCAACTGAGGCGGTTGAAATTCTGAATAATGGCTTTGTTAGTACAGGCACTTTCACCGGTCGTGGTGATGGCGGCAACTTGACTATTAGTGTGCCTCTATTATTGATTGACAAAGGGTTAGTAGAATCTAATTCTTTTTCTAGTGGTGCCGCTGGGAATATCATACTCAACGTTGCTAATTTGCTTATCCGAAATCGTGGAGAAGTTGCAGTTCGAGGTATTTTCGAAAGTGCTAATACTGGAGACATTACTATCAACGCTGGTATCATTCAATTAGAAGATGAAGGGAAAATATCGGCTTCATCTTCATCGCAAAACGGCGGTAATATTAGCCTTACAGCAGATAAACGGTTAGTCTTACGGCGCAATGCTCTGATTGATGCTAATGCAGGTGACTCACGGGATTTAATCACACCACCGCCTGGAACTGGTAACGGTGGTAATGTGCGGATTTCTGCTCCGTTTGTTGTTGGAATACCGGGAGAAAATAGTGACATAGTCGCCACAGCCTCTTTGGGCAATGGAGGACGTGTTGATATTGAGGCTCGCGGCTTGTTTGGCATCGAATCTCGGTCCCAACGGACTTTCTTGAGCGATATTACAGCCAGTTCAGACGTAGGTCTCAGTGGTACGGTAGCGGTTAATACTCCAGATAATAGCTTTATTGAAAATAATCTCGCTTCCCTTCCAGATAACACAATTGATACAGCCGCCCTCACAGCTCGTAGCTGTATTGCTCGTAGCAATCAAAACCAAGGCTCTTTTGTGGTGGTTGGCCGTGGTGGCCTGCCCCAGCGTCCCAGCGAAGGAAATATTGTGACCTTCCCAACCGGGGCAGTCCGAGCTAGGGGGCACAAGCAATCACAGTCACGGGTTCCTTCAATTAATTCTGCTTTTTTGGAGCCAGATGGCATGTATCGTTTAAGTGACGGAAGATTGGTATTGGGTAGAATGTGCCCAGGCTAATTGCGTTCAATACACCCATAATAGACTCCTAACGCGATCCACCTGGTTGGCGATAGTGACCATTGCGATCTACACTCTCGTGGAATGCGCTTACCGCGATCGCATTTTGCTAACGCTGGTTCGAACCTAGCAAAACGATCGCCAAAACGAACATGATTGAAATTTGTTTGCACATGGTTTGTCTCCAAAGTTCGCGGTGAGAAGTCATGAAAAGAGGAGCGAAGCAGCGTGATTTGTATATGCATTAACCCATAGCGATCGCCCGGCGTACTGCGGCATCTGCATTTACAAAGCCGTTACCGTATTCAGTTTGGTTGTAGCCAGGAATATTACGATAGGCTGTCTCAGATAAGATCTGTTTGATTTGTCCAGCAGTTAGGCCAGAATTTGCACTCCATACTAGCGAGGCTACACCAGAGACATTAGGGGCTGCGGCTGAGGTACCTTCAAATTCTCGGTCGGGAGCGAATCCACCAAAAGCATTGTGCTGATGATAGCCAAGGCTGGTGCCAAATAGAGTATTCTCCGCCATCGTAGACATAACTTCAGATGGCCCCATTAGCGTCAATCCAGGACCATATTGCGATCCCCAGTTGTCATATACAATTCGTTGGCCTGGATTCGTCGCTCTGTCAAATTCGTCACTCCCTCCCCAAGAAGCACCTACTGCTATGACATTGTCATAAACTTGAGCCAAGGCTGCAGGTGAAGCTAATCCTGCTAACTTATGTCCCGAATTTCCAGCAGAAATCACGAACAGAGTGTTGGAATTTTCAGCAATGACCTTTTCCAGCTCTTTATGAGCATCAGGATGCATATTATTAGCACCTAAGCTCATATTGATAATTAACTTTTCACCGCGCACTTCAGCTGCATCAATCATCATTTTGCTAGAATCTTCTAGGCTGTAATCGCCAGTATTCATATCTAAGACATCCACATTTATCATTGTAGAATTCCAATTAATTCCACTAATGCCTTCACCATTATTGGTTGCGGCACCGATAATCCCATGCACTGCTGTGCCATGAGACGTAGACTGGGGACCTCCACCTTGATTAACAGGCGCAGCACGGAAGAATTCATCTTCGACGTTACCTAGATTGAATAATACATTTGGACGCTGTAAATCAGAATGGATATTGCCAAATGCGTCAAAGCCTAAGCCTGTATCTGCCACCCCGATCGCTACTTCATCCGAGCCAGTGGTAAATCGCCAAGCATTATGAACGCCCATCATATGGAGATTCCATTGTTGAGCAAACCCAGGATCATTGGGAGTGACAGTTAATGTATTAAGGGGTAGAGTAATATCGGCAAATTGAATCGTGTCCATCCCTTCAAACAGGATCTGTTGTCCCGTCATCAGAGTCATTGCATCGAAGATGCGCGTGCCAGTGCCATCATCATGAGCCACACCACTGCCGTTGACACCAGCTAAGTTCCAATCGACAACTGACGAAGAGCGAATCGCAGTAGCATCAATATAGTCGAATCGGCCCGAACCAAAATCAATATTGCCATTACCTGAGAAAATAGAGCGCGTTGCGGCAGGATTAAAAATAAATCGATCTGCGCCTAGGCTTCCACTCAATGCCTGAGTTTGGCCAAATCCAGCAGCAGATATATTGAGACTATAATTGCTATTAGTACCAGAAGCCGTCACCGCAATATGATAGAAACCGGCTCCGATCTCTACCTCCAATGTTTCTGCTGCTTTACCACTCAATTTAGAGAAGTCTAAAACTTCATTTACTTCAATGGTTTGATTCCCGTTAAAATCATGAATCAAATAGAGATCAGAATTGTTGGTTATTCCTGTCAAAGAAAGAGTGACAGTACTGTTTTGACCAACAGCAAAACTGTAAAAATCAACTGGGTCGCTTGTACCAACAACATCATTCGCTGTCACCGCACCATTCAGCCACCCCATATAGGTAGCAGTTGCAAGACTGTTGTCACTTCGGTCTACGAACCAATCTGACTGAGCTGAGGCTGCTTCAAAGCTAGGTGGAGCGCCCACCATAGCCGCCTGCCCAATGATGCTATCTGCACTGAGCGAAGCCACTACTCCACGACCTTGGCTTACCGCATTGTGCTCAGCCAGAACTTCAAACCCATCCATGAGAAAGTCTTTACTGCTGGTCAGGCTTGCTGTGTCGCTCCACTGGGGGGCAGGTTCAATCGCCGCACTTTGATGACGACAGGCAGTACGGCCAAAAACGTTAAGACTAGAAGACTCTGGCTCAAGACCGTAACCCAAAGAAGCTGATAACAGTTCACTACCAATTAGATCAGAAAGGGGGGTATTGGAAATAGAATTAGCAAGACTCATATCGTTGACCTCTGATTGATTCTGTAGACAGAATAGAGAAGTCAGAAAGCTATTTCATGAGTTGTTTCGGACAGCCTAAATACATGATTTAGCATGAACCATGGAAGGATCAAGATAACCTCATTGCAGGTTTCTGCAATGGGCCTAGAAGCCTTATATCAGATATGCCAGAGCAGTTTGCGTGACTCTAATCTCCCTGCTGTCTTTTGCTTTTTAGCATCATTCGCATTCTCTCAAGTGTAATTTAATAGATTAGTAGTTTATGACAATTAGGATTGCATTTTTCAGTATGCAGCTTTACCTGAACTAGAATTGATTATTTAGTGATTACTCCTATGATAATTTTAGTGATGTGCTTATCACCAATTTATGATCAAGTACATGGCGCGATATCACAGTTCAGTTAAGGAGTTTGCTATGAAATTGATGCATCGAATCTTATTCGTACCTGCGATCGCCCTCGCAATTTTGCCCAGTATGACGGCTAATGCTAATGCCCAGTCGGCACTTAATCGTGCTCTACAGTCCTGTAATCGCATTTCTGATCCCCTCCGTCGCGGCAATTGTCAGTCAGCTATGCGTGCTCGGCAAGCCCAAATGGATTTAGTTCGTTCCTGGACGCCGCACCAACGTTCTTTAGCTCGTCAGATTTCTCAAATTACTTACACTTACTTCCAGCGGAACGGGCAGCCAATACCAGTAAATCGTAATAGCGTATTGGCAGTCATGCAGATGATTGGTGCAAATCG is part of the Romeriopsis navalis LEGE 11480 genome and harbors:
- a CDS encoding two-partner secretion domain-containing protein — encoded protein: MLCSHRWYLALLLCPWFSSIAAPITLAQVVPDATLGTEQSQIAPGVVRGGTAELIQGGAVRGNNLFHSFLEFNVNAGQRVYFANPVGIESILSRVTGNTPSSIAGTLGVDGAADLFLINPKGLVFGESSSLDIQGAFHASTASAIPLGDGIYSATAPEQSTLLTVKPRALFSSYLSDTAGDIQNKGQLRPQGNLTFAANTIDFQGPVIADGGNISFFARRDIAFNSSGAYAWSLGGNIALESGGSISLLDGAQVDTAPFDGNSGDLNVNAQHLTMTNGAQLKTGSFFSGLGGNLTVNVTGTISLSGIGFDPSGNLGSTGLIASSLVPSSTGTSGNIRVTAPVLKLLNGGSIGTQTLNEQPAGAITINAPSTIQVSGVANSPSGEFRSAISASSGSNAAAGQINLTAPQLVIDGGGSIGASGVGTFGPGGTIDITARQILVDGVSPDGEPSNIVSRSLFLGNAGNILIRDAQVIQLTNGAQIDISASGPGASSGNLTLNTEDLALANNSKILANSIFGNAGQVNIIVTGNFTLTTNSSVTGDNFTSGSGAQFSVQANRLRVEDGSFISTSTFGAGDAGNLDIQATEAVEILNNGFVSTGTFTGRGDGGNLTISVPLLLIDKGLVESNSFSSGAAGNIILNVANLLIRNRGEVAVRGIFESANTGDITINAGIIQLEDEGKISASSSSQNGGNISLTADKRLVLRRNALIDANAGDSRDLITPPPGTGNGGNVRISAPFVVGIPGENSDIVATASLGNGGRVDIEARGLFGIESRSQRTFLSDITASSDVGLSGTVAVNTPDNSFIENNLASLPDNTIDTAALTARSCIARSNQNQGSFVVVGRGGLPQRPSEGNIVTFPTGAVRARGHKQSQSRVPSINSAFLEPDGMYRLSDGRLVLGRMCPG
- a CDS encoding S8 family serine peptidase, which gives rise to MSLANSISNTPLSDLIGSELLSASLGYGLEPESSSLNVFGRTACRHQSAAIEPAPQWSDTASLTSSKDFLMDGFEVLAEHNAVSQGRGVVASLSADSIIGQAAMVGAPPSFEAASAQSDWFVDRSDNSLATATYMGWLNGAVTANDVVGTSDPVDFYSFAVGQNSTVTLSLTGITNNSDLYLIHDFNGNQTIEVNEVLDFSKLSGKAAETLEVEIGAGFYHIAVTASGTNSNYSLNISAAGFGQTQALSGSLGADRFIFNPAATRSIFSGNGNIDFGSGRFDYIDATAIRSSSVVDWNLAGVNGSGVAHDDGTGTRIFDAMTLMTGQQILFEGMDTIQFADITLPLNTLTVTPNDPGFAQQWNLHMMGVHNAWRFTTGSDEVAIGVADTGLGFDAFGNIHSDLQRPNVLFNLGNVEDEFFRAAPVNQGGGPQSTSHGTAVHGIIGAATNNGEGISGINWNSTMINVDVLDMNTGDYSLEDSSKMMIDAAEVRGEKLIINMSLGANNMHPDAHKELEKVIAENSNTLFVISAGNSGHKLAGLASPAALAQVYDNVIAVGASWGGSDEFDRATNPGQRIVYDNWGSQYGPGLTLMGPSEVMSTMAENTLFGTSLGYHQHNAFGGFAPDREFEGTSAAAPNVSGVASLVWSANSGLTAGQIKQILSETAYRNIPGYNQTEYGNGFVNADAAVRRAIAMG